A single region of the Candidatus Zixiibacteriota bacterium genome encodes:
- a CDS encoding ABC transporter substrate-binding protein: MKRILLTLACEDYDRTRPLREGAVKPEGIDLNYLVMPVEEIFWRMMKYEEFDASELSLGALLIAAGRGRRPFVAIPVFPSRTFRHRCIFVNAERGITRPEDLRGKRVGVPEYSMTAAVWLRGLLQHEYGVAPEEIFWVQAGEEHPGRKDRVDFELPPRIRIESIPDRTLNDMIETGEIDAMMSPRMPSCFVAGSPKVRRLFPDYKRAEMDYYRRTGLFPLMHVVVVRRAVYEAFPWVAQALYKAFCEAKDRCMRELYDTNVLRVSLPWTAAEYEEIRDLMGEDYWPYGLEPNRRNLETLNGYLHEQGLVAAPLVLDELFARETLEAFKI; this comes from the coding sequence ATGAAAAGGATCCTGCTGACCCTCGCCTGCGAAGACTACGACCGCACGCGGCCCCTGCGGGAAGGCGCGGTCAAACCCGAAGGGATCGACCTCAACTACCTGGTGATGCCGGTCGAGGAGATCTTCTGGCGCATGATGAAATACGAGGAGTTCGACGCGTCGGAGCTCTCGCTCGGCGCGCTGCTGATCGCCGCGGGACGCGGCCGGCGGCCTTTCGTGGCGATCCCGGTTTTCCCCTCCAGGACGTTTCGCCACCGTTGCATTTTCGTGAACGCCGAGCGCGGGATCACGCGTCCCGAGGACCTGCGCGGCAAGCGTGTCGGCGTACCGGAGTACAGCATGACCGCCGCCGTGTGGCTGCGCGGCCTGCTCCAGCACGAGTACGGCGTCGCGCCGGAGGAGATCTTCTGGGTCCAGGCGGGCGAAGAGCATCCGGGCCGCAAGGATCGGGTCGATTTCGAGCTGCCTCCGCGCATCCGGATCGAAAGCATTCCGGACCGCACGCTCAACGACATGATCGAAACGGGCGAGATCGACGCCATGATGTCGCCGCGCATGCCGAGCTGCTTCGTCGCCGGCTCCCCGAAGGTACGCCGGCTGTTTCCCGACTACAAGCGAGCGGAGATGGACTACTACCGGCGCACCGGCTTGTTCCCGTTGATGCACGTCGTCGTCGTTCGCCGGGCCGTCTACGAGGCTTTTCCCTGGGTGGCGCAAGCGCTCTACAAGGCGTTTTGCGAGGCGAAGGATCGGTGCATGCGCGAGCTCTACGATACCAACGTGCTGCGCGTGAGCCTGCCGTGGACGGCGGCGGAATACGAGGAGATCCGCGACCTGATGGGGGAGGATTACTGGCCCTACGGCCTCGAGCCCAACCGCCGGAATCTCGAAACCCTCAACGGCTATCTGCACGAGCAAGGGCTTGTCGCGGCGCCGCTCGTTCTCGACGAGCTGTTCGCCCGAGAGACCCTGGAGGCTTTCAAGATCTGA
- a CDS encoding ABC transporter ATP-binding protein: protein MSLRGLTKRYGSVTAVDGANLDVRAGELLVVVGESGCGKTTTLRLIAGLEQPDAGTIFIGGVPVNDVPVGRRGVQMIFQSYALWPHMKVFDEKRYTNLTLPLKVRKWPAERIAGFLRPLAEKLGIDRSFFLRKPPELSGGEQQRVALGRAMATSPRILLMDEPLSNIDPPNRLKMRAEIVRFHREHRLTTVYVTHNLADGIALADRIAVMRLGRFEQVDTPENLLRRPDTQYVADFFEAERLRKRPVLEGA, encoded by the coding sequence GTGTCGCTGCGCGGCCTGACGAAACGGTACGGCTCCGTCACCGCGGTCGACGGAGCGAACCTGGACGTCCGCGCCGGCGAGCTGCTCGTGGTCGTCGGCGAGAGCGGCTGCGGCAAGACGACGACGCTGCGGCTGATCGCGGGTCTGGAGCAGCCCGATGCCGGCACGATCTTCATCGGCGGCGTGCCGGTGAACGATGTTCCAGTCGGGCGGCGCGGTGTCCAGATGATCTTCCAGAGCTACGCGCTCTGGCCGCACATGAAAGTCTTCGACGAGAAGCGCTACACCAACCTGACGCTGCCCCTCAAGGTCCGGAAATGGCCGGCCGAGCGGATCGCCGGGTTCCTCCGCCCCCTGGCCGAGAAGCTCGGCATCGACCGGTCGTTCTTCCTGAGAAAGCCGCCGGAGCTTTCCGGCGGCGAGCAGCAGCGCGTCGCCCTGGGGCGCGCCATGGCGACGTCGCCGCGCATCCTGCTCATGGACGAGCCCCTGAGCAACATCGATCCGCCCAACCGGCTCAAGATGCGCGCCGAGATCGTCAGGTTTCACCGCGAGCACCGGCTCACGACCGTCTACGTCACCCACAATCTGGCCGACGGGATCGCGCTGGCGGACCGCATCGCGGTCATGCGGCTGGGCCGGTTCGAGCAGGTCGACACGCCGGAGAACCTGCTGCGCCGGCCTGACACCCAGTATGTCGCCGACTTCTTCGAAGCGGAGCGCCTCAGGAAGCGGCCGGTCCTCGAAGGAGCCTGA
- a CDS encoding SDR family oxidoreductase → MKLDGRVALVTGGAGGIGGAVVRMLCAAGIAGVAIHYRKSAREAVDLAARMERDGVKSLAVQADLKRDDEVRRMVDRVRDHFGRLDVLVNNAGLTHWVALSDLDGLTDEIWDEILDVNVKGAFRATRAAAPLLAEAEGMVVNVSSISGILAPPTISSLAYGTAKAALIYLTRGLAVALAPRVRVNCVAPAFTDTPWMSGHFGAEYREVVAKAANAYPLRRIASPDDVAAAILGLITGGDFVTGQTLIVDGGLSLS, encoded by the coding sequence ATGAAACTCGACGGCAGGGTGGCTCTCGTGACCGGGGGCGCGGGTGGTATCGGCGGAGCGGTCGTGCGCATGCTCTGCGCGGCGGGAATCGCCGGCGTGGCGATCCATTACCGGAAGTCCGCCAGGGAAGCCGTGGACCTCGCCGCCCGGATGGAGCGGGACGGCGTGAAATCGCTGGCGGTACAGGCGGACCTCAAGCGCGACGACGAAGTGAGACGGATGGTCGATCGGGTGCGCGATCATTTCGGCCGGCTCGACGTCCTGGTCAACAACGCGGGGCTCACGCATTGGGTGGCGCTCTCCGATCTCGACGGGCTTACTGACGAGATCTGGGACGAGATCCTCGACGTGAACGTCAAGGGAGCGTTTCGCGCCACGCGCGCCGCCGCGCCGCTCCTGGCGGAGGCCGAAGGAATGGTCGTCAACGTCTCGTCCATCTCCGGAATCCTTGCCCCGCCGACGATCTCCTCGCTCGCCTACGGTACGGCGAAGGCGGCCCTGATCTACCTCACGCGGGGACTGGCGGTGGCGCTGGCGCCGCGCGTCCGCGTCAACTGCGTCGCACCGGCCTTCACGGACACGCCCTGGATGAGCGGACATTTCGGCGCGGAGTACCGCGAGGTCGTGGCCAAGGCGGCAAACGCCTACCCGCTCCGGCGCATCGCCAGCCCGGACGACGTCGCCGCAGCGATCCTGGGATTGATCACGGGCGGAGACTTCGTCACGGGACAGACTCTGATCGTGGACGGAGGGCTGAGCCTCAGCTAG
- a CDS encoding iron-containing redox enzyme family protein, which produces MTALLQPDELIEDLQRALRERHPRVHPVRQLLLSGRLTREQLQAWAMNQFHEFRNIHRFFGIRYQKCPVPELRRMLLENMVEEEGEDLFGGKYPSHRELWVRFAEGLGIARDDILSYEPLPAVRAALEMYVSLVQQSHWAVAIGTGLVFEGGGPQRMREEREALERHYPWIPRESLDFFRAHEYHDEGHGRMVIDVIRRYCMEPHLQHEMREAVRQRADIMWLQNDAIYNAFVRPSLAQEVIREIEDGVR; this is translated from the coding sequence ATGACCGCTTTGCTACAGCCGGACGAGCTGATCGAGGATCTCCAGCGGGCGCTGCGGGAGCGCCACCCGCGGGTTCATCCCGTCCGCCAGCTGCTGCTTTCGGGCAGGCTCACGCGAGAGCAGCTGCAAGCGTGGGCGATGAACCAGTTCCACGAGTTCCGCAACATCCATCGCTTCTTCGGCATCCGTTATCAAAAGTGCCCGGTTCCCGAGCTGCGTCGCATGCTGCTCGAGAACATGGTCGAGGAGGAAGGCGAGGACCTCTTCGGCGGCAAGTATCCGAGCCACCGGGAGCTCTGGGTCCGGTTCGCCGAAGGGCTGGGAATCGCGCGCGACGACATCCTGAGCTACGAGCCTCTGCCGGCCGTCCGGGCGGCTCTCGAGATGTACGTTTCGCTGGTCCAGCAGAGCCACTGGGCGGTGGCGATCGGCACGGGCCTGGTCTTCGAGGGCGGGGGGCCGCAGCGCATGCGCGAGGAGCGCGAGGCGTTGGAGCGCCACTATCCGTGGATTCCCAGGGAGAGCCTGGATTTCTTCCGGGCGCACGAGTACCACGACGAGGGACACGGGCGCATGGTCATCGACGTGATCCGGCGCTATTGCATGGAGCCGCACCTGCAGCACGAGATGCGCGAGGCGGTGCGGCAGCGGGCCGACATCATGTGGCTGCAGAACGACGCGATCTACAACGCGTTCGTCCGGCCGTCGCTCGCGCAGGAGGTCATCCGGGAGATCGAAGACGGCGTGCGTTAG
- a CDS encoding MBL fold metallo-hydrolase has translation MRPGLAASLLLAALGAAATAAGASCRDPDVAGGFPRQAHAASPDALIEYFGHNFFQITSKRGTRIVTDPLAPGMHPTPALRPHVVTIGREHPNHNYVQLVQGNPVILRGLVDYGAEWNKISTTVGDVLIYSLPIYQQQFGNALKGAAFVFDLGLLCIAHLGDLSHKLAPSQLKALGKVDVAMIPIGGTFTMPPATAREVLDQLKPKIAIPMHYREDMALLGMFLEGLPHRRLGTHSFPVSKSALPARTEIVVLSPWAGREDR, from the coding sequence ATGCGTCCCGGGCTCGCGGCGTCGCTGCTCCTCGCTGCGCTCGGCGCCGCAGCCACCGCGGCCGGGGCCTCCTGCCGCGACCCGGACGTCGCCGGCGGATTTCCACGGCAGGCTCATGCCGCGAGCCCCGACGCGCTGATCGAGTACTTCGGCCACAACTTCTTCCAGATCACGAGCAAGCGGGGCACCCGGATCGTCACCGACCCGCTGGCCCCCGGGATGCACCCGACTCCGGCGCTGAGGCCCCACGTGGTCACGATCGGCCGCGAGCACCCCAACCACAATTATGTCCAGCTGGTGCAGGGCAATCCGGTGATTCTTCGGGGCCTGGTCGACTACGGCGCGGAATGGAACAAGATCAGCACGACGGTGGGGGACGTGCTGATCTACTCGCTGCCGATCTACCAGCAGCAGTTCGGCAACGCACTCAAGGGCGCCGCCTTCGTTTTCGACCTGGGCCTCCTCTGCATCGCTCATCTGGGCGACCTCAGCCACAAGCTCGCGCCGAGCCAGCTCAAGGCCCTGGGGAAGGTGGACGTGGCCATGATTCCGATCGGCGGCACCTTCACGATGCCGCCGGCGACGGCGCGGGAGGTGCTCGATCAGCTGAAACCCAAGATCGCCATTCCGATGCACTACCGCGAAGACATGGCGCTGCTGGGCATGTTCCTGGAGGGGCTGCCCCACCGGCGCCTTGGAACCCACAGCTTTCCCGTGAGCAAGAGCGCTCTCCCCGCCCGCACCGAAATCGTCGTGCTCAGCCCCTGGGCCGGGAGGGAAGACCGTTGA
- a CDS encoding amidohydrolase family protein, with protein sequence MVIDCHAHVMPKSWFDPKSPPSIFDLDRLFREQDEAGVDLTVFGNNWIRSPQGADPLRVVKEFNEHAAELTSRHPRRLLGLACSVPFDDGEILKETERAIKQYRLKGIMINSSVNGEYLDSPRAEPFFALVSELDVPLFVHPPKFTIGNEKMEIFRLPEMLGRPFDTTLSLTRFIFSGGFERFPNLKMVCAHVGGALPMLPGRYGFGYELRKDSTFGPWEPDVMTRPPASYIEQLYFDTVCYHPPAVQCAIDTVGVDHVVFGSDSPPVPLPLARAVDTVRRLRIAESDKQKILGGNAARLLRLAV encoded by the coding sequence ATGGTGATCGATTGCCACGCCCACGTCATGCCCAAGAGCTGGTTCGATCCGAAGTCGCCGCCGTCGATCTTCGATCTGGACCGCCTGTTTCGCGAGCAGGACGAGGCCGGGGTCGACCTCACCGTCTTCGGCAACAACTGGATCCGCTCGCCGCAGGGCGCCGATCCGCTGCGTGTGGTCAAGGAGTTCAACGAGCACGCCGCGGAGCTGACCTCCAGGCACCCCAGGCGACTCCTCGGCCTCGCCTGCTCGGTGCCGTTCGACGACGGCGAGATTCTCAAGGAGACCGAGCGGGCGATCAAGCAGTACCGGCTGAAGGGCATCATGATCAATTCCAGCGTCAACGGGGAATACCTCGACTCGCCGCGCGCCGAGCCGTTTTTCGCCCTGGTGTCCGAGCTGGACGTGCCGCTCTTCGTGCATCCGCCGAAGTTCACGATCGGCAACGAGAAGATGGAGATCTTCAGGCTGCCGGAGATGCTCGGCCGTCCGTTCGACACCACGCTGTCGCTCACGCGCTTCATCTTCAGCGGCGGCTTCGAGCGCTTTCCGAACCTGAAGATGGTTTGCGCTCACGTGGGGGGCGCGCTCCCGATGCTGCCGGGGCGCTACGGCTTCGGATACGAGCTGAGAAAAGATTCGACCTTCGGGCCGTGGGAGCCCGACGTGATGACCCGTCCCCCCGCCTCTTATATCGAGCAGCTCTACTTCGACACGGTCTGCTATCACCCCCCCGCCGTGCAGTGCGCTATCGATACGGTCGGCGTCGATCACGTGGTATTCGGCAGCGACTCTCCGCCGGTCCCGCTCCCGCTCGCCCGGGCCGTGGATACGGTGCGGCGGCTCCGCATTGCGGAAAGCGACAAGCAAAAGATTCTCGGCGGCAACGCGGCCCGGTTGCTTCGCCTGGCGGTCTGA
- a CDS encoding bifunctional 4-hydroxy-2-oxoglutarate aldolase/2-dehydro-3-deoxy-phosphogluconate aldolase, with amino-acid sequence MERGEIVREMERRRLVAVVRSRTSEDALAIARAVAESGVKFIEITSSVPGALDIIRTLARQGQLRVGAGTVLTKEQARQALEAGAEFIVAPTLELELVPVCHEAGAACIPGAATPTEALAAHRAGADLVKIFPADCVGGPLFLRQMAGPFPEMRFMVSGGVGLDNVKDYVQAGATGICLGSAYLAATLAQKRHGGLVNELQHFVKLVDEAQRS; translated from the coding sequence ATGGAACGAGGGGAGATCGTGCGCGAGATGGAACGCCGGCGTCTGGTCGCGGTGGTGCGCTCCCGGACCTCCGAGGACGCGCTCGCCATCGCCCGGGCCGTGGCGGAAAGCGGAGTGAAGTTCATCGAGATCACTTCCAGCGTCCCCGGAGCGCTGGACATCATCAGGACACTGGCGCGCCAGGGCCAGCTTCGCGTGGGGGCCGGAACCGTGCTCACCAAGGAGCAGGCGCGCCAGGCTCTCGAGGCGGGGGCTGAGTTCATCGTCGCCCCGACCCTCGAGCTGGAGCTGGTCCCGGTCTGCCACGAAGCGGGCGCCGCCTGCATCCCCGGCGCGGCCACGCCGACCGAGGCCCTCGCGGCGCACCGGGCGGGAGCGGACCTCGTGAAGATCTTCCCGGCGGACTGCGTCGGCGGACCGCTCTTCCTTCGCCAGATGGCCGGCCCGTTCCCGGAGATGCGCTTCATGGTCTCCGGCGGGGTCGGCCTCGACAACGTCAAGGACTACGTCCAGGCCGGAGCGACCGGGATCTGCCTCGGCAGCGCCTATCTCGCCGCCACGCTGGCCCAGAAGAGGCACGGCGGGCTCGTGAACGAGCTGCAGCATTTCGTGAAGCTCGTCGACGAAGCGCAGCGTTCGTGA
- a CDS encoding GntG family PLP-dependent aldolase: MGEKVIDLRSDTVTRPSPAMRRAMAEAEVGDDVYLEDPTVNRLQARAAEIFGREAGLFVPSGSMGNLVCLMAQTTRGQEVICEAAGHVYNYEMASMSAIAGVLPRVVAGEDGILTWERIAPAIREKAYYRPQTALVALENTHNMAGGTVYPTPLVHEICDRAHEAGLRVHLDGARIFNAAVYLGEDVAEMTRKCDSVQFCLSKGLGAPVGSMIVGSRDFIERCRVLRKMLGGGMRQVGVLAAAGLVALEEGPKRLHIDHENARALAAGLARLPRIRIDERKVQTNIVLYDVGETGLTAAEFLARLAERRVLGGPVDRTRVRMVTHLDVDREDIERALQAIAEVAAAGW; the protein is encoded by the coding sequence ATGGGCGAGAAAGTGATCGACTTGCGAAGCGACACGGTGACCAGGCCGTCGCCGGCGATGCGGCGCGCCATGGCGGAAGCCGAGGTTGGCGACGACGTCTACCTCGAAGACCCGACGGTGAACCGCCTCCAGGCGCGCGCCGCGGAGATCTTCGGCCGCGAGGCGGGGCTGTTCGTGCCGTCCGGATCGATGGGAAACCTCGTCTGTCTCATGGCACAGACCACGCGCGGGCAGGAGGTGATCTGCGAAGCCGCCGGGCACGTCTACAACTACGAGATGGCTTCGATGTCGGCGATCGCCGGCGTGCTGCCCCGGGTCGTCGCCGGGGAGGACGGCATCCTCACGTGGGAGCGGATCGCGCCGGCGATCCGGGAGAAGGCCTATTACCGGCCGCAGACCGCCCTGGTGGCGCTCGAGAACACGCACAACATGGCCGGAGGGACAGTCTATCCGACTCCGCTCGTGCACGAAATCTGCGATCGCGCTCACGAGGCCGGGCTCCGGGTGCACCTCGACGGGGCGCGCATCTTCAACGCCGCCGTCTATCTAGGCGAGGACGTGGCCGAGATGACGCGCAAGTGCGATTCCGTTCAGTTCTGCCTGAGCAAAGGCCTCGGCGCGCCGGTCGGCTCCATGATCGTCGGGTCGCGCGACTTCATCGAGCGCTGCCGCGTGCTGCGCAAGATGCTCGGCGGCGGGATGCGCCAGGTCGGCGTGCTCGCCGCGGCCGGTCTGGTGGCGCTCGAAGAGGGGCCCAAGCGGCTGCACATCGATCACGAGAACGCGCGGGCGCTCGCCGCCGGCCTGGCGCGGCTGCCGCGCATCCGCATCGACGAGCGTAAAGTCCAGACCAACATCGTGCTCTACGACGTGGGCGAGACCGGGCTCACCGCTGCGGAGTTCCTCGCGCGGCTCGCCGAGCGCAGGGTTCTCGGCGGCCCCGTCGATCGCACGCGGGTGCGCATGGTGACGCACCTCGACGTCGATCGCGAGGATATCGAGCGGGCGTTGCAGGCGATCGCCGAAGTCGCCGCCGCCGGCTGGTAG